Proteins found in one Amycolatopsis umgeniensis genomic segment:
- a CDS encoding SWIM zinc finger family protein, with protein MPGATGRKRRTFGNTWWGEAWVEALEERAKLDPNRLPRGRTYARKGTVSKLAVGTGEVTAWVQGSRAVPYRVTIHMAAFTEAQWESLLGMVGSRLGHVAALLDGELPGELAEDARAAGADLLPGPGDLRPKCSCPDSANPCKHVAAVYYLVADEVDADPFVLFLLRGRPREAVLAELRSRRAPASEPGKRVRAPAAPGVDPKRAYTRRIAALPPRPAVPGTVGPPAVLDVDPPHRTGWSSDTFAELAADAAARAWELLVMGPEREVELSFEEDLARRAAASDPSVVVELAEAAQVPVRDLALWAQAWREAGRGGMAVVREVWRPGQAPLAQAKADFAESGLPGEPKAWRNRITQGDLQLRYGRDERWYRFVRDGEGWCVDGPSSARPTDVIYP; from the coding sequence ATGCCCGGCGCGACCGGACGGAAACGGCGCACCTTCGGCAACACCTGGTGGGGCGAGGCGTGGGTCGAAGCCTTGGAGGAGCGCGCCAAGCTCGATCCGAACAGGTTGCCGCGCGGGCGGACGTACGCGCGCAAGGGGACGGTCAGCAAGCTGGCGGTCGGCACGGGCGAGGTGACGGCCTGGGTACAGGGCAGCCGTGCGGTGCCGTACCGGGTGACCATCCACATGGCGGCGTTCACCGAGGCGCAGTGGGAGAGCCTGCTCGGCATGGTCGGTTCACGGCTCGGGCACGTCGCCGCCCTGCTCGACGGCGAGCTGCCTGGCGAGCTGGCCGAGGACGCGCGGGCCGCCGGCGCGGATCTGCTCCCCGGCCCCGGCGATCTGCGCCCGAAATGCTCCTGCCCCGACAGCGCGAACCCGTGCAAACACGTCGCCGCGGTCTACTACCTGGTCGCGGACGAGGTCGACGCCGATCCGTTCGTCCTGTTCCTGTTGCGCGGCAGGCCCAGGGAGGCGGTACTCGCGGAACTGCGGTCCCGCCGGGCCCCGGCGAGCGAGCCTGGCAAACGGGTGCGAGCCCCCGCCGCACCCGGGGTGGACCCGAAACGCGCTTACACCCGGCGGATCGCCGCGCTGCCACCGCGGCCGGCCGTTCCCGGCACGGTCGGGCCGCCCGCGGTCCTCGACGTCGATCCGCCGCATCGCACGGGCTGGAGCAGTGACACGTTCGCGGAACTGGCGGCCGACGCCGCCGCGAGGGCCTGGGAACTGCTGGTCATGGGGCCCGAGCGCGAAGTGGAGCTGTCATTCGAGGAAGACCTCGCGCGCCGGGCGGCGGCGAGCGATCCAAGCGTGGTCGTCGAGCTCGCCGAAGCCGCACAGGTCCCGGTGCGGGATCTGGCCCTCTGGGCGCAGGCCTGGCGCGAGGCGGGCCGGGGCGGGATGGCGGTGGTCCGGGAGGTCTGGCGGCCAGGGCAGGCGCCGCTCGCGCAGGCCAAGGCGGACTTCGCCGAATCGGGACTGCCGGGGGAGCCGAAGGCGTGGCGGAACCGGATCACCCAGGGCGACCTGCAACTGCGCTACGGCCGTGACGAACGCTGGTACCGCTTCGTACGAGACGGCGAGGGCTGGTGTGTGGACGGCCCGTCGTCCGCGCGGCCGACGGACGTCATCTACCCGTGA
- a CDS encoding bifunctional MaoC family dehydratase N-terminal/OB-fold nucleic acid binding domain-containing protein, with protein MSIQEAAERIAGQGESAPRAARDAVNQAMVNNWVEAIGDRNPVYVDEEFAAKSVHKGLVAPPAMAQVWTMGGLHWTRASDDPLGAMMEVLDEAGFTSVVATNSEQNYHRYLRTGEHVSATAKLESVVGPKRTALGEGWFVTTKTTWYVGDEAVADMVFRVLKFRPPDAAPAKAAAPVLRPVISKDTEFFWAGLREGELRIQRWGETLRHPPGPMPPDGDLGAKPDHVVACGRGTVYSYVVHHHPKVPGKDLPFVVALVELEEGVRVMGELLDADPETVHIGLGVEAAFVKIDEELTLPAWRVAR; from the coding sequence ATGAGCATCCAGGAAGCGGCCGAACGCATCGCCGGGCAAGGCGAATCCGCGCCGAGGGCCGCCCGTGACGCTGTCAACCAGGCGATGGTGAACAACTGGGTCGAGGCCATCGGCGACCGCAACCCCGTCTATGTCGATGAGGAGTTCGCCGCGAAGAGTGTCCACAAGGGACTCGTCGCGCCTCCCGCGATGGCGCAGGTGTGGACGATGGGCGGGCTGCACTGGACGAGGGCTTCGGACGACCCGCTCGGCGCGATGATGGAGGTGCTCGACGAAGCCGGGTTCACCTCGGTCGTCGCGACCAACTCCGAGCAGAACTACCACCGCTATCTGCGCACCGGTGAGCACGTCTCGGCGACCGCGAAACTCGAAAGCGTCGTCGGGCCGAAACGCACCGCGCTGGGCGAAGGCTGGTTCGTGACGACGAAGACCACCTGGTACGTCGGGGACGAAGCCGTCGCGGACATGGTGTTCCGGGTGCTGAAGTTCCGCCCGCCGGACGCCGCGCCCGCCAAGGCGGCCGCCCCGGTGCTGCGGCCGGTGATCAGCAAGGACACCGAATTCTTCTGGGCCGGACTGCGCGAGGGAGAACTGCGGATCCAGCGGTGGGGCGAGACGCTGCGGCATCCGCCCGGGCCGATGCCACCGGACGGCGACCTCGGCGCGAAGCCGGACCACGTCGTCGCGTGCGGACGCGGAACGGTCTACAGCTACGTGGTGCACCACCATCCGAAGGTCCCCGGCAAGGATCTGCCGTTCGTGGTCGCGCTCGTCGAACTGGAGGAGGGAGTCCGCGTGATGGGCGAGCTGCTCGACGCCGATCCCGAAACAGTCCACATCGGACTCGGAGTGGAAGCCGCCTTCGTGAAGATCGACGAGGAACTGACGTTGCCCGCTTGGAGGGTCGCGCGATGA
- a CDS encoding alpha/beta hydrolase, producing the protein MQPSFVVRQALQLALTANALKPPRGARTAVPAFFAGWLTGELAPHLLALTAADTAAHVARHRGKSSKAGLALAAASAAGLGTLIAQSQRARDEIETALTEGIGTAYADELEHPPSPTDLATPWGQLAMPFRMRDPAVRRTRDIAYAPGGKRFLLDVYAPREKVTGAPILLQVHGGAWVIGNKDQQGLPLMLHMAKRGWICIAINYPLSPAARWPAHIVAAKRALAWIRDNAESYGGDPGFVAVTGGSAGGHLAALLALTANDPALQPGFTEADTSIQACAPHYGVYDFAATSGRRSSQTRLKTLIARHVFEADKDPVNFLDDYIAASPLDRITEDAPPFFVIHGVHDSLVPVGEAREFVRRLSEKSQREVAYAEISGAQHAFDVFPSIRSAHVVRGVERFLEWAYRGWLRSNAHRVRRPVT; encoded by the coding sequence ATGCAGCCGAGTTTCGTCGTCCGCCAGGCACTCCAGCTCGCGCTCACCGCGAACGCGTTGAAGCCGCCGAGAGGCGCCCGGACGGCGGTTCCCGCCTTCTTCGCGGGTTGGCTGACCGGGGAACTCGCCCCGCATCTGCTCGCGCTCACCGCGGCCGACACCGCCGCGCACGTCGCGCGCCACCGGGGCAAATCGAGCAAGGCCGGCCTCGCGCTCGCGGCCGCGTCGGCGGCCGGGCTCGGCACGCTGATCGCGCAGTCCCAGCGAGCCCGCGACGAGATCGAGACGGCGCTGACGGAGGGCATCGGCACGGCCTACGCCGACGAACTCGAGCACCCGCCGAGCCCGACGGACCTCGCGACCCCGTGGGGCCAGCTGGCGATGCCGTTCCGCATGCGCGACCCGGCGGTCCGGCGGACCCGTGACATCGCCTACGCACCCGGCGGGAAGCGGTTCCTGCTCGACGTCTACGCCCCGCGCGAGAAGGTCACCGGCGCGCCGATCCTGCTGCAGGTGCACGGCGGCGCGTGGGTGATCGGCAACAAGGACCAGCAGGGTCTGCCGCTGATGCTGCACATGGCCAAACGCGGCTGGATCTGCATCGCGATCAACTACCCGCTCTCCCCCGCCGCCCGGTGGCCCGCGCATATCGTCGCGGCGAAACGCGCGCTGGCCTGGATCCGGGACAACGCCGAGTCCTACGGCGGCGACCCGGGCTTCGTCGCCGTCACCGGGGGTTCGGCGGGCGGGCATCTCGCGGCGCTCCTGGCGCTGACCGCGAACGACCCGGCCCTGCAGCCCGGCTTCACCGAGGCCGACACGAGCATCCAGGCGTGCGCCCCGCACTACGGCGTGTACGACTTCGCCGCGACCAGCGGGCGCCGTTCCAGCCAGACCCGGCTGAAGACGCTGATCGCCCGGCACGTCTTCGAGGCGGACAAGGATCCGGTGAACTTCCTCGACGACTACATCGCGGCGTCACCGCTGGACAGGATCACCGAGGACGCTCCGCCGTTCTTCGTCATCCACGGCGTCCACGACTCGCTGGTGCCGGTGGGCGAGGCCCGCGAGTTCGTGCGCCGACTGAGCGAGAAGTCCCAGCGCGAGGTCGCGTACGCGGAGATCTCCGGCGCGCAGCACGCCTTCGACGTCTTCCCCTCGATCCGCAGCGCGCATGTGGTCCGCGGGGTGGAGCGGTTCCTGGAATGGGCGTATCGCGGCTGGCTGCGGTCCAACGCACACCGAGTGCGGCGCCCAGTCACGTGA
- a CDS encoding WS/DGAT/MGAT family O-acyltransferase, with amino-acid sequence MRRLSGLDASFLYLETPAQVLHVCGLLTLDGSTMPGGYDFERFKEKLAERVRLIPAFRRKLHNPLWNLTHPVWVEDEDFDLEAHVHRIGVPAPGDRRELAELCAHIAGQRLDRAQPLWQLHVIEGLAGGEIAVLLKMHHASVDGVSGASLITYLAGLEPDAPPPEIARDERHNGAVPGRRALLGAGLTSFAKRPAEVVKLLPDLLQLVPKWLGKALQGKGMPVPFTAPRTSFNGTITAHRSVAYASLDLDEVKRIKNAFGVTVNDVVLAVVSGALRQFLRDRGELPDDPLVATVPVSVHERTERDHGSNKVSAFFASLPTHLEDPAARVFMLAESNRLSKDHHHDIDADMLGDWAQFSAATMFGLAVRAYSALRLAERHPVVHNLVVSNVPGPPMPLYLLGCRITGLYPLGPVFHGAGLNVTVLSNAGRVDVGLLGARELTGDLWPLADHFPDALHELLKVAP; translated from the coding sequence ATGCGGAGATTGAGTGGTCTCGACGCGAGTTTCCTCTACCTGGAGACACCCGCCCAGGTCCTGCACGTCTGCGGGCTGCTCACCCTCGACGGTTCGACCATGCCCGGGGGCTACGATTTCGAGCGCTTCAAGGAGAAACTGGCCGAACGGGTGCGGCTGATCCCGGCATTCAGGCGCAAGCTGCACAATCCACTCTGGAATCTGACCCATCCGGTCTGGGTCGAGGACGAGGACTTCGACCTCGAAGCCCACGTTCACCGGATCGGCGTACCCGCACCCGGTGACCGGCGCGAGCTGGCCGAACTGTGCGCCCACATCGCGGGACAACGGCTGGACCGCGCGCAGCCGCTCTGGCAGTTGCACGTCATCGAGGGCCTGGCGGGCGGCGAGATCGCGGTCCTGCTGAAGATGCACCATGCCAGCGTCGACGGGGTCAGCGGCGCCAGCCTGATCACCTATCTGGCCGGCCTCGAACCGGACGCCCCGCCGCCGGAGATCGCGCGGGACGAACGCCACAACGGGGCCGTTCCCGGACGGCGCGCGCTGCTCGGCGCGGGGCTGACGTCGTTCGCGAAACGCCCGGCCGAGGTGGTGAAGCTGCTCCCGGATCTGCTCCAGCTCGTCCCGAAATGGCTCGGCAAGGCGTTGCAGGGCAAGGGAATGCCGGTCCCGTTCACCGCTCCGCGCACTTCGTTCAACGGGACGATCACCGCGCATCGCAGCGTCGCCTACGCCTCACTCGACCTCGACGAGGTCAAACGGATCAAGAACGCCTTCGGGGTGACCGTCAACGACGTCGTCCTCGCCGTCGTTTCCGGTGCCCTGCGGCAGTTCCTGCGAGACCGGGGTGAACTGCCGGACGATCCGCTGGTGGCGACCGTGCCGGTGTCGGTGCACGAGCGCACCGAGCGCGACCACGGCAGCAACAAGGTCTCGGCCTTCTTCGCGTCGCTGCCCACCCATCTGGAGGATCCCGCCGCGCGCGTGTTCATGCTCGCGGAGTCGAACAGGCTGTCCAAGGACCATCACCACGACATCGACGCCGACATGCTCGGAGACTGGGCGCAGTTCTCCGCGGCGACCATGTTCGGCCTCGCGGTGCGCGCGTATTCCGCGCTGCGCCTGGCCGAACGGCATCCGGTGGTGCACAACCTGGTGGTGTCCAATGTGCCCGGTCCGCCGATGCCGCTGTACCTGCTGGGCTGCCGCATCACCGGGCTGTACCCGCTCGGGCCGGTGTTCCACGGCGCCGGGCTCAACGTCACCGTGCTGTCCAACGCGGGCCGGGTGGACGTCGGCCTGCTCGGCGCCCGCGAACTCACCGGCGACCTGTGGCCGCTCGCCGACCACTTCCCCGATGCTCTCCACGAACTCCTCAAGGTCGCTCCCTGA
- a CDS encoding acyl-CoA dehydrogenase family protein, giving the protein MLIELTAAQQQLRTELRKYFAGLVSADERRAMLRERHGPVYREIVRRMGRDGWLGVGWPEQYGGRGFGEIEQHLFVDEAARADVQLPSVTLQTVGPTLQAFGTEAQKSFFLPKILAGEIHFAIGYTEPDAGTDLASLRTTAVREGDEYVVNGQKTFTTGGHDADYLWLAVRTAPDAPKHKGISILIASTRDPGYSWTPIITCDGAHHVNATYYSDVRVPADMLVGKENEGWRLITTQLNHERVMLGPAGRVGGLHARVREWAAARKTPDGTPLTRLPDVRGVLAETLAAARVNELLNWQVAASSATGPVAVADASATKIFGSERIQRLARRLEEIVARHGDQADAETAELALWLDVVAKRNLVLTFGGGVNEVQRELIATAGLGLPRVPR; this is encoded by the coding sequence ATGCTGATCGAATTGACCGCGGCGCAACAACAACTGCGCACCGAACTGCGAAAGTACTTCGCCGGTCTGGTGAGCGCGGACGAACGACGCGCGATGCTGCGCGAGCGGCACGGACCGGTGTACCGCGAGATCGTGCGGCGGATGGGCCGTGACGGCTGGCTCGGCGTCGGCTGGCCCGAACAGTACGGCGGCCGGGGTTTCGGCGAGATCGAGCAGCACCTCTTCGTCGACGAGGCCGCCCGCGCCGACGTCCAGCTGCCGTCGGTGACCCTGCAGACCGTCGGCCCCACGTTGCAGGCTTTCGGTACCGAAGCCCAGAAGTCCTTCTTCCTGCCCAAAATCCTGGCGGGTGAGATCCATTTCGCCATCGGCTACACCGAACCCGACGCGGGCACGGATCTCGCGTCGCTGCGGACCACCGCCGTGCGCGAGGGCGACGAGTATGTCGTCAACGGCCAGAAGACGTTCACCACCGGCGGGCACGACGCCGATTACCTCTGGCTCGCCGTGCGGACGGCTCCGGACGCGCCGAAGCACAAGGGGATCTCGATCCTCATCGCCAGTACTCGCGATCCCGGCTATTCGTGGACGCCGATCATCACCTGCGACGGCGCGCACCATGTGAACGCCACGTACTACTCGGACGTCCGAGTGCCCGCGGACATGCTGGTGGGCAAGGAGAACGAGGGCTGGCGGCTGATCACCACGCAGCTGAACCACGAACGCGTCATGCTCGGCCCGGCCGGCCGCGTCGGCGGACTCCACGCCCGCGTCCGCGAGTGGGCCGCGGCCAGGAAGACGCCGGACGGCACACCGTTGACGCGGCTGCCGGACGTCCGCGGCGTACTCGCGGAAACCCTGGCGGCCGCCCGCGTCAACGAACTGCTGAACTGGCAGGTCGCGGCGTCGTCGGCGACCGGACCGGTGGCCGTGGCCGACGCCTCCGCCACCAAGATCTTCGGTTCCGAACGTATCCAGCGGCTGGCCAGGAGACTGGAGGAGATCGTGGCGCGACACGGCGATCAGGCCGACGCCGAAACCGCGGAACTGGCGCTGTGGCTGGACGTGGTGGCCAAACGCAATCTGGTGCTGACCTTCGGCGGCGGCGTCAACGAGGTCCAGCGCGAGCTGATCGCCACCGCCGGGCTCGGGTTGCCGAGGGTGCCGCGATGA
- a CDS encoding acyl-CoA dehydrogenase family protein translates to MDFQFDETQTEVTALAARVLGKEREPAGTWRALADSGLLALALPTELGGDGLGVAEVALVLTELGRVASPTPAVASLAFGVLPVMALGGPDQRAALLPAVAAGESVLTAALHEPSAPFTARPATAADPAGDWRLSGVKVGVPFAAEATRILTPVSMPGGTGVFLVDPRSDGVRLTPTRTSSGTPDYTMTLDSVTVTDADLLNGHGPGESIAALHRFALAGTVAFGDGLLAGALALTTKHIGEREQFGRPLAAFQAVAQQIADVYVASRTVQLAARSAVWRLAAGLDAEADLDVAAYWLAEEAPGALATCHHLHGGIGVDETYPLHRFSSAVKDLGRTLGGASHRLAALGELAAG, encoded by the coding sequence GTGGACTTCCAGTTCGACGAGACGCAGACCGAGGTCACCGCGCTGGCCGCGCGCGTGCTCGGCAAGGAGCGTGAACCCGCCGGGACCTGGCGCGCGCTCGCCGACTCCGGTCTGCTGGCGCTGGCGCTGCCCACCGAACTCGGTGGTGACGGCCTCGGCGTCGCCGAAGTCGCCTTGGTGCTGACCGAACTCGGCCGCGTCGCTTCGCCGACGCCCGCGGTGGCGTCGCTGGCGTTCGGTGTCCTGCCGGTCATGGCGCTCGGCGGCCCGGACCAGCGCGCGGCCCTGCTCCCGGCCGTCGCCGCGGGCGAATCCGTGCTCACCGCCGCACTGCACGAACCTTCCGCGCCCTTCACCGCCCGGCCCGCGACCGCGGCGGACCCGGCGGGGGACTGGCGGCTGAGCGGGGTCAAGGTCGGCGTGCCGTTCGCCGCCGAGGCGACCCGGATCCTGACGCCGGTCTCGATGCCCGGCGGCACCGGAGTCTTCCTGGTCGACCCCCGGTCGGACGGCGTGAGGCTGACACCGACGAGAACCTCTTCCGGCACACCGGACTACACGATGACGCTGGATTCCGTGACCGTCACCGACGCCGATCTCCTCAACGGGCACGGCCCGGGCGAATCGATCGCGGCCCTGCACCGGTTCGCGCTCGCGGGCACCGTGGCGTTCGGCGACGGGTTGCTCGCCGGCGCGCTGGCGCTGACCACCAAGCACATCGGCGAACGTGAGCAGTTCGGACGCCCGCTGGCGGCGTTCCAGGCGGTGGCGCAGCAGATCGCGGACGTCTACGTCGCTTCGAGGACCGTCCAGCTGGCCGCGCGCTCGGCGGTCTGGCGGCTCGCGGCGGGGCTCGACGCCGAGGCGGACCTCGACGTCGCGGCATACTGGCTGGCGGAGGAGGCGCCCGGGGCGCTGGCCACCTGCCACCACCTGCACGGCGGGATCGGGGTGGACGAAACGTATCCGCTGCACCGGTTCTCGTCGGCGGTCAAGGATCTCGGACGGACGCTCGGCGGCGCCTCGCATCGGCTGGCCGCACTGGGCGAACTGGCAGCGGGGTGA
- a CDS encoding SNF2-related protein has product MRVVEFGTGTQATFVPSDPPRDGVVALWGDGVAGDTAIELVLPVGKVFRRTKVDAALVPLSRAIPRLLTAEGELSPAIAAWSAVAEAGVNLIARGRLLPAASPGGVDSWRVGPLDVADEEMLRGLAAALPPEAHALPLSGLKRIRLHSPESLIRAFWDATADVLVRTPAASVAAGGPAFASAEPTLVGPDGAAWLAELSARQAQGAHLILRMEVHEPENSEEEPTFAAVLAVRSTADPSLIVEAATLWDAPEAVLERMGEQVETQLLLGLRRGARAWSPLGRMLRSAAPTELELEYDEVVDLLTHGDAALGGAGIEVQWPKDLFSGELKAKASATQAPGSVTGPEFTLKSLLQFRWRLSLGDEELTDAEVTALAEAKRPLVRLRGKWVKVDARLIAKVRAHRAKKLSGAEALAAALTGELELDGEKVEFTVPSALTGLLQRIRDSAAEPIEQPAELRATLRPYQKAGLGWLATMTGLGLGACLADDMGLGKTIQLISLHLHRRPRGEGPTLVLCPTSLLGNWEREFARFAPDIPVRRFHGGGRHLDEVAPDEVVLATYGVLRRDRETLSEVDWGMIAADEAQHVKNPLSVTAKELRKIPAAAKVALTGTPMENRLTELWSIIDWTTPGLLGSLDGFRRKVARPIERDRDTAVTERLATTVRPFLLRRKKTDPDIAPELPRKTETDRFVPLTAEQTTLYEAVVRENLAMIRELDGVARRGQVLKLLTELKQICNHPAQYLKEPGVLHGRSGKLAAFEELLDVILDEGDSVLVFSQYVQLCRLLEKRLAERGLPTMLLSGSSTPKVREDMVARFQAGEVPVFLLSLKAGGVGLNLTKATHVIHYDRWWNPAVEDQATDRAYRIGQDRPVQVHRLIAEGTLEERIATVLETKRGLADAVIGAGENWITELSDDELADLVRLGET; this is encoded by the coding sequence GTGCGGGTCGTGGAGTTCGGCACAGGAACCCAAGCCACCTTCGTCCCCTCGGATCCCCCGCGGGACGGAGTGGTGGCGCTCTGGGGAGACGGCGTAGCGGGTGACACCGCGATCGAACTCGTGCTTCCGGTGGGAAAGGTCTTCCGGCGCACGAAGGTCGACGCGGCGCTCGTCCCGTTGTCACGGGCGATTCCGCGGCTGTTGACCGCCGAGGGCGAGTTGAGTCCGGCCATCGCCGCGTGGTCGGCCGTCGCCGAGGCCGGGGTCAACCTCATCGCCCGCGGGAGGCTGCTCCCCGCGGCCTCACCCGGCGGGGTGGATTCGTGGCGGGTCGGCCCGCTCGACGTCGCCGACGAGGAGATGCTGCGCGGGCTCGCCGCCGCGCTGCCGCCCGAGGCGCACGCGCTGCCGTTGTCCGGGCTGAAACGGATCCGGCTGCATTCGCCGGAATCGTTGATCCGCGCTTTCTGGGACGCGACGGCGGACGTGCTGGTGCGCACGCCCGCCGCGAGCGTCGCGGCGGGCGGTCCGGCGTTCGCCTCGGCCGAGCCGACACTGGTCGGGCCGGACGGTGCCGCGTGGCTCGCGGAACTGAGCGCCCGCCAGGCCCAGGGCGCGCATCTCATCCTGCGCATGGAGGTGCACGAGCCCGAGAATTCCGAAGAAGAGCCCACTTTCGCCGCCGTCCTCGCGGTGCGGAGCACCGCCGATCCGAGCCTGATCGTCGAGGCGGCGACGTTGTGGGACGCGCCCGAAGCGGTACTGGAACGGATGGGCGAGCAGGTCGAGACGCAGTTGCTGCTCGGGCTGCGGCGAGGCGCCAGGGCGTGGTCGCCACTCGGCCGCATGCTGCGGTCGGCCGCGCCGACCGAACTGGAACTGGAGTACGACGAGGTCGTCGACCTGCTGACCCACGGCGACGCGGCGCTCGGCGGCGCCGGCATCGAGGTGCAGTGGCCGAAGGACCTGTTCTCGGGCGAGCTCAAGGCCAAGGCGAGCGCGACACAGGCCCCGGGCAGCGTCACCGGCCCCGAGTTCACGCTCAAGAGCCTGTTGCAGTTCCGCTGGAGGCTGAGCCTCGGGGACGAGGAACTCACCGACGCCGAGGTCACCGCGCTCGCGGAGGCGAAACGGCCGTTGGTGCGGCTGCGGGGCAAATGGGTCAAGGTCGACGCGCGCTTGATCGCCAAGGTGCGTGCTCACCGCGCGAAAAAGCTGTCCGGGGCCGAGGCGCTGGCCGCGGCGCTCACCGGCGAACTGGAACTGGACGGCGAAAAGGTCGAGTTCACCGTCCCGTCGGCGCTGACGGGGCTGCTCCAGCGAATCCGTGACAGCGCCGCGGAGCCGATCGAGCAGCCCGCCGAACTGCGGGCCACCCTCCGGCCGTATCAGAAGGCCGGTCTCGGCTGGCTCGCGACGATGACCGGCCTCGGCCTCGGCGCCTGCCTCGCCGACGACATGGGGCTGGGCAAGACGATCCAGCTCATCTCCCTGCATCTGCACCGCCGCCCGCGTGGGGAGGGCCCCACGCTCGTCCTGTGCCCGACGTCGTTGCTGGGCAACTGGGAACGCGAATTCGCCCGGTTCGCGCCGGACATCCCGGTGCGCCGGTTCCACGGCGGCGGGCGGCATCTCGACGAGGTCGCGCCGGACGAGGTCGTGCTCGCCACGTACGGCGTCCTCCGCCGGGATCGCGAGACACTGTCCGAAGTGGACTGGGGGATGATCGCCGCCGACGAGGCGCAACACGTCAAGAACCCGCTTTCGGTCACCGCCAAGGAACTGCGCAAGATCCCGGCCGCCGCGAAGGTCGCGCTGACCGGGACACCGATGGAAAACCGGCTCACCGAGCTGTGGTCCATCATCGACTGGACGACACCGGGCCTGCTCGGCTCGCTCGACGGGTTCCGCCGCAAGGTCGCCCGCCCGATCGAACGCGACCGGGACACCGCCGTGACAGAGCGCCTTGCCACGACCGTGCGCCCGTTTTTGTTGCGCCGCAAGAAGACCGATCCGGACATCGCCCCCGAACTCCCGCGCAAGACCGAGACCGACCGGTTCGTCCCGCTCACCGCCGAGCAGACGACGCTGTACGAGGCCGTCGTCCGGGAGAACCTCGCGATGATCCGCGAGCTGGACGGGGTGGCCCGGCGCGGGCAGGTGCTCAAACTGCTCACCGAACTCAAGCAGATCTGCAACCATCCGGCGCAGTACCTCAAGGAACCCGGCGTGCTGCACGGGCGGTCCGGCAAGCTCGCCGCCTTCGAGGAGCTGCTCGACGTCATCCTCGACGAGGGCGACAGCGTGCTCGTGTTCAGCCAGTACGTCCAGCTCTGCCGCCTGCTGGAGAAGCGCCTGGCCGAACGCGGGCTGCCGACGATGCTGCTGTCCGGGTCGAGCACGCCCAAGGTCCGCGAGGACATGGTCGCCCGGTTCCAGGCGGGTGAAGTGCCGGTGTTCCTGTTGTCGCTCAAGGCGGGCGGCGTGGGGCTCAACCTGACCAAGGCCACCCACGTCATCCATTACGACCGCTGGTGGAACCCGGCCGTCGAAGACCAGGCCACCGACCGCGCGTACCGGATCGGGCAGGACAGGCCGGTCCAGGTGCACCGGCTGATCGCCGAAGGCACCCTGGAAGAGCGCATCGCCACGGTGCTGGAGACCAAACGCGGGCTGGCCGACGCGGTCATCGGCGCAGGCGAGAACTGGATCACCGAACTGTCCGACGACGAACTCGCCGATCTCGTCCGGCTCGGGGAGACCTGA
- a CDS encoding MaoC family dehydratase, producing the protein MKDCPVGTELPPLTIEATPTFVVSTALATRDFQDVHHDRDAALQRGSKDIFLNILTDTGLVQRFVTDWAGPEAFVRSIKIRLGVPCYAYDTLTFTGRVTERDGDDVVIAVSGVDSLGEHVVGTVALTLGGE; encoded by the coding sequence ATGAAGGACTGTCCGGTCGGCACCGAGCTGCCGCCGCTGACGATCGAGGCCACCCCGACCTTCGTGGTGAGCACCGCGCTGGCGACCCGGGATTTCCAGGACGTCCACCACGATCGGGACGCCGCGCTCCAGCGGGGATCGAAGGACATCTTCCTCAACATCCTCACCGACACCGGTCTGGTGCAGCGGTTCGTGACCGACTGGGCGGGGCCGGAGGCGTTCGTGCGGTCGATCAAGATCCGGCTCGGGGTGCCCTGCTACGCCTACGACACGCTGACCTTCACCGGACGGGTCACGGAACGGGACGGTGACGACGTGGTGATCGCGGTGTCCGGTGTGGACAGTCTGGGCGAACACGTGGTGGGAACCGTGGCACTCACGCTGGGAGGCGAGTGA